One window of the Vigna unguiculata cultivar IT97K-499-35 unplaced genomic scaffold, ASM411807v1 contig_573, whole genome shotgun sequence genome contains the following:
- the LOC114172446 gene encoding protein ANTAGONIST OF LIKE HETEROCHROMATIN PROTEIN 1-like, producing MAPFQKKSKTKKKTKKFKKHKQVSLVPVEPRTSETDWWDSFWHKNSTTPGYSVPIDEAEGFKYFFRVSKSSFEYICSLVREDLISRPPSGLINIEGRLLSVEKQVAIALRRLASGESQVSVGAAFGVGQSTVSQVTWRFIEALEERAKHHLNWPDFNRIQEIKRGFEASYGLPNCCGAIDATHIMMTLPAVQTSDDWCDQEKNYSMLLQGIVDHEMRFIDIMTGLPGGMSFSRLLKCSAFFKLSENGERLNGSVKALAGDVIREYVVGGCSYPLLQWLMTPYETNGANAISVSQSTFNQKHGAGKVLAVKAFSLLKGSWRILSKVMWRPDKRKLPSIILTCCLLHNIIIDCGDSFQPDVALSGHHDSGYQEQHCKQVDPLGRTMRDILAKHLQQ from the exons ATGGCACCCTTCCAGAAAAAATCCAAGACCAAAAAGAAGACTAAGAAGTTCAAAAAACACAAACAGGTGAGTCTTGTACCTGTTGAGCCCAGAACCAGTGAGACCGATTGGTGGGACTCTTTCTGGCACAAGAATTCTACTACCCCAG GATACTCTGTACCTATTGATGAGGCAGAAGGGTTTAAGTATTTCTTCAGGGTTTCAAAGAGTTCTTTTGAATACATATGTTCCCTTGTGAGGGAGGATCTCATATCAAGGCCTCCATCAGGGCTCATCAACATAGAGGGAAGGCTTCTGAGTGTTGAGAAGCAGGTTGCAATTGCCCTTAGAAGGTTGGCATCTGGTGAGTCTCAAGTCTCAGTTGGAGCTGCCTTTGGGGTTGGGCAATCAACAGTGTCTCAGGTGACTTGGAGATTCATAGAGGCACTTGAGGAACGTGCTAAACATCACCTCAATTGGCCAGATTTCAATAGAATACAGGAAATCAAGCGTGGTTTTGAAGCATCCTATGGGTTGCCTAATTGCTGTGGAGCCATTGATGCAACACACATCATGATGACCCTTCCGGCTGTCCAAACCTCAGATGACTGGTGTGATCAGGAGAAGAACTACAGCATGTTGTTGCAGGGAATTGTGGATCATGAAATGAGATTTATTGACATTATGACTGGTTTGCCTGGTGGCATGTCATTTTCCAGATTGTTGAAGTGTTCAGCATTTTTCAAGCTATCAGAGAATGGTGAGCGTTTAAACGGAAGTGTGAAAGCTTTGGCTGGAGATGTTATAAGAGAATATGTGGTTGGTGGGTGCAGTTATCCTCTTCTTCAATGGCTCATGACTCCTTATGAAACTAATGGAGCTAATGCCATATCAGTTTCACAGTCTACATTCAATCAGAAACATGGAGCTGGAAAGGTTCTTGCTGTGAAGGCATTCTCGTTGTTAAAGGGAAGTTGGAGAATCCTGAGTAAGGTTATGTGGAGACCTGATAAGAGGAAATTGCCCAGCATTATCTTGACATGCTGTTTGCTCCATAACATAATCATTGACTGTGGAGACTCCTTTCAACCAGACGTTGCCTTGTCTGGTCATCATGATTCTGGATATCAAGAACAGCATTGCAAGCAAGTTGACCCTTTGGGGAGGACCATGCGAGATATTTTGGCCAAGCATTTACAGCAATAA